Below is a window of Moorella thermoacetica DNA.
CCCGGCGGTCAAAGTTGGACCGCAGTAACCGGCGCCCTTCCTTGACGGTAACGGGAATAGAAGGGAAACCTATCCGGGCAAAAAAACGGGCCACCGGGGGTACAAAGGGGATGTCCCGCTGCACCGCCCAGCGGGCCAGTTGCTCCGGCGTGCCCTCATATTTGAGCTGGCCGTCCTCCATGAACACTACCCGGTCGGCCAGGTGATAACACCTCTCCAGCCGCTGCTCGATCAAAATTATGGTCAGGCCCATTTCCTCATTTAACCGTTTAATGAGATTAAAAAATTCCTCGGCCGCTACCGGGTCCAGCTGGGAGGTAGGCTCATCTAAAACCAGCACCCGCGGCTGCATGGCCAGTATAGCAGCCAGGGCCAGCTTTTGCTTCTGCCCACCGGAAAGGTGCGCGGTAAATTCCTGCCTGACTTCCGTCAGGTCCAGAAAACTCAAGACCTCGGCAACCCGCCGGGACATCTCTGCCCGGGGCAGACCCAGGTTTTCCAGGCCGAAGGCGATCTCGGCCTCGACACTGGTCATAACCAGTTGTTTTTCCGGATCCTGGAAGACCATCCCCACTTCCCGGGCCAGTTTTCGCCGGTTCATCTGGCCCATGTCCCGCCCTTGAAAATAAACCTTGCCACCAAAGCGGCCGCCGTAAAAATCCGAGATCAGGCCGGCCAGCACCCGCGCTAAGGTAGACTTACCCGATCCCGAACCGCCGGTTATCAATAAAAACTCCCCTTCTTCAATACGCAAATTGATATCTTTCAAGGCCGGCTTTTCCCTATCCGGGTAGTAATAAATTAAATTTTCGCTTTGAAATAAGGGCACCGCTGCCACCCCCAGCTCAATACCACCGGAACAGATAAAGCGAGAAGGATTATTATTAAAACTACAACGGTCATAGGGCCTTGAATCAAGTAGCCAAGCTGCGGGTAAAAACTAAAGGTGCTGAATCCTTTAACCTGGCCAAAAACGGCCGCAGCCAGGGCCAGGAGGCTCCCTCCCAGGCAAAGGCTGTCCCGTGGCCGCCAGGTATCCTGCCGGTAACAGGAGCGCAGGCCGCTGCCAAAGGCCCGCGCCTGCATGGCCTCAGCTATCTTCAGAGAATCTTCCAGGGAAGACAGGAGCAGGATGTTCATCAGGGCAGCATACCTGGGTAGCCTTTCCCTCAACTTCCCGGCGTGAAAATCGACGCCCCTTACCGCCTGCACTTCCCGGATGTTTTCCAGTTGCCTGATCATGGCCGGGAACATCCTGGTAGCCAGAGACAGTACCAGGGCCGACCGGGAAGCAAAACGTGCAAGCACGCTTAAAACCTTGTCCGGGTGAACCATGAGATTATAAAGACAAAACACGCTGATGATGGCTAACAGCCGCACGCTCATGGCGGCGCCGTAACAAATGGCTTCCAGCGAGACGGTTAAACGGCCGAAAACCGGCAGCTGTGGTCCCCACCAGATAATGGTCTCCCCGGCACGAACCACCAGGGGGTTAATGATGATAACCAATACCATTATAGTAAGGCTGAGGCGGAAATAGATTTCCCAGATGGCCCAGCCCTGAACAGCATTGATGCAAAGGAGAATGACCAGCAAGAGGCCGAGAAGGTATAGGGGATTAGTGAACAGCAGGGCCAGTACCAGTAACCCCCCCAGATAAGATATGGCTGCCATCGGGTGCAGGCTCTGTAAAAAGAGGCCTTTTTCCTGGTAGAAAAATCGCTCGAACAATTAAGGCGCGGCCTCCTTTAATCCCTCCCAGGTGGGACCGGCATTGTTAATGCTTTCGCTGTACCACCAGATAATCTTATCCCCGGGATTAACCTTTTTCTCGCTGGCTGCAACCATGGGTGCCTCGTCGTTGACCTTGTACATCCAGCCGCACATGCCTTTATTGGCCTGGCCAGCTATGCTCTGGACAAAATTACCGTATCCGGGAGCGAGGCTATATTTAAGGCCGGTGGCCTCCAGGGCGCCAAGGGCCGTCAATCCCCATCTGTTGTTTTTATTTACAGTTACCGTAGTGGGACCAAAGAGTAACTGCCCCTTCATACCAACTATAGCTACATGCACCTGGTAGCCCTCAGCAGCGGGGGGAGCCGGGGCGCCCTTGTCGTTAGCCTGGTTGCCGGCCAGCCCGGTGACCCCGGAAGCAATCGCTCCCCCGGTTTGGGGGGAGGAAGGAGTAACCCCGGGGGAACCAGCAGGAGCCGCAGCGTTGGCGCCGCCATTTACGGCGCTGCCGCCTGCCTGCTTACCGGCAGTTATTGACGCCGGCGTTTGGGTTTCAGATGATTTTTGATCACCGGTGTTCTCCGGCCTGCCGTCAGCGGCAGGACTTCCTCCCGGTGAAGGGGCCCGGGACTGGGATAAGGTAGTATCGGGGCCGGGTTGCCTGCCGGGGGAAATTCCCTGCTTGGAGACTGCCGGCCCTATTAAAGCCAGCAAGACAACCAGGGCGGCAGCCAGGTAGCCAATTTTTTTCTGCACTGCGGATCCCTCGCTGTACCCATAATATCAGGCCGGTCAAAATTTATCCTAAATGCCAGGAAGAAGCTACAATAGCGGTGAGGAGCACCGCAGTGCGCGCCGGCGCTCCCCGCCGTTATAATCAATCCTCGCTCCTTTACTCAGCTACTAACACCCTGTAAACCATCACCGCGCATTCGGCCCGGCTGGCCGCATCCCCCGGCCGGAAGGTGCCATCTTCAAAGCCTTTAACCAGCCCGTGAGCGGCAGCTACAGCCACGCTCTTTCTGGCCCAGGTAGAGACTTTATCGTTATCTTTAAAGGCCAGCTTTTCCTCGCCGGCAGGGAGATTCACGGTCCGGACCAGCATAGCGGCCAATTCCTCGCGGGTAATAACGTTATCCGGGCGGAAGGTGCCATCCTCATACCCTTTGACCAGGCCGTTGCTGGCGGCGGCAGTAACTGCCCCGGCGTACCAGGCATCTCCTTTTACGTCTTTAAATGGGTTCTTCTCCCCTGCCTTCCCTTCCAGGCCCAGAGCCTTGACCAGGAGGCTGGCAAATTCCGCCCTGGTCACCGCCCGGCCCGGCTCAAAGTGGCTGCCATCCACCCCGGCCACAATGCCGGCCCCGGCTAGGGTTTCAATGGTATCCTGGGCCCAGCCGAAGCTGGCTGGAGTTACATCCAGAAAGGCCTTCCTGGCCTCCTTAACAAATACGGCATAGTCGGAGAAGTGGTTTATCCGGGCCAGGATTAAGCCTTTAGATACGTCGACCACGGCCGGAATGGCTACCCAACTTACTTTTGTCTTATCGTACCAGGCCAGGGCCAGGTTTTCCGGTTTGACAAGAGACGGCAGGGCAAATTTCAGGTATAAGGTTACCGGGACGGCGAAAGTAGTGCCGTCGGGTCCAAAGTTATAAACTGCCGATATTTGCTGGTAGCCTACTGGCGGAGGAGCCGGGGCGGCATTACCTCCGGCACCTTTCTTGACGGTTATTTCTACATCGTTCGTCAAGGCCCCGGCCGGAATAGATAATGCTATTTCAGCTTTAGGGTCAGAAATAATGGCTCCCGCCGAAGCCGAGACCTCCTGGGCCAGGTCAATTTTATTTTGGAGCAGATCTTTTTTCAGAGCGAGTATTTCGGCCCGGTTCATTGCTTTATCGCTACCAGTAACTACTACGGCTTTTTTGACTTCGCTTAAAGGCGCGATTTCCGCTGCATCTTCTTTCAATTCCAGCAACTGGTTGATTTTTCCCATGGCATCCAGGGCAGCATCGGGAGCTTGCAGGGCTGCGGGAAGTTTTTTATTCTGCTCCTTCAGGTCGGCCGGTGTCGTATTTGCCGGTGAGGCGGGCGTACTGCCTTTCAGCAAGCTGTCCCAGGTCGGGCCGGGGGAATTCAGGTCCATACTGTACCACCAGATCACCTGGTCGCCGTCCCGGACGATTTCCTGGGAAGCGCTCACCATGGGTACGCTGCCGTTTACCTTATACATCCAGCCGTTCATGCCGCTGTTGGCCTGCCCGGCTATGCTTTTAACGAAGCCGCCGGCTTCTTCATAGGGGAGGCCGGTGGCCTCCAGGGCGCCAAGGGCCGTCAGGCCCCACCTACCGTCTTTACTCACCGTGACCGCACCGGGGCCGTAGAGAAGCTCGCCGTTCCGGCCTACCACGGCAATATCGACGGTACAGCCGCCGGACCCCCCTGTAGATGACGTTGCGGACTCTGTTACAGTGAGACTGGCCGTCGCCGCCAGGCCGTTATATGTAGCCCTAACTACAGTCTGCCCGGTTTGAAGGCCGGTTGCCAGGCCGTTAACAACTTCAGCAATGTTGCCGTTGTCCACCGACCAGGCGGCATCCCGGGTCACGTCGCTGCTCGTGCCGTTCAAATAATTCATTATGGCCTTAAACTGCCGTTGGCCATTGACGTTCACGGTGGCTGTTGCCGGGGTTATGGCCAGCCCCGGAGAAGCTACAGAACCGGCCCTTCCTTCCAGAATTAAATAAGCATAAAGGGATTCCGTGGCATCAAGGGCGTTCTTCGTAGTGCCGAAACTCCCGTCGCTATTGGGGGCTAGCTGCACCATATAGTCAACGGGCGTCATCCCCTGGGCGCTTTTCCAGGTGGCTGGATCCACATCTAATCTTTGCAGAGTGACAATCAGCTCGGCGGTGTCGACTGCAGGGTCGTCAGGCCACGGCTGTGTAGTATAGACACTTCCATCAGGTTGCTGCCACTTCCGGAGGTAGGCCAGGCCGTTAGTGATGGCGGCCTGGATCTGCTGGTCACCGGCGGCATTGGGCAGATAGGTCAATGCCCGGATGGCCTGGCAGGTGGTCATAAAGTCCGGGTAGAAATCCGTGCCCCACGTACTGCCCCACGCGCCATAATTTTCACCCGCCGTAGTACATTGGGTGTTAAGGAGATATTCACGCGCGTAAATAACATTGACCACACTGAATTCTCCGGCCCGGCCCAGGGCATCAAAAACCGGCATATCGCTGTAAACATTATTGTCGAAGTCGTTTGGGCCCTGCTTATCGGCCAAAATGGCCGCCAACTTCCTGGCCAGATCACTATATCCCCACGCCTTGACCGCCAGGAGCTCATAGGCAATATCTTTTGTCTTCGCAGTAGCGGGACTCTCAATAGTTGCATAAACGGCGTCAAGTATCGATTGCTGTAAGGATTTACCATTGTAAACCCAGTCTGAGGCTGCCAGGTCTTCACCGGCGAGGGTGAGGACGTAGGCGTCGTAGGCGCTTAACCTTTCGCCGTTATAGAAAGCTTGTTGATTAAATTGAATGGCTTTAGCAGCCAGACCATTATAATCTACGGTACCTGCCTCCACCCAGACGGGGCCTATAAATGTCGTAAGGAGGCCGAGGAGCAGGCTTATCATTACCGTCAAGGACAGGAATCGCCTCTTCATACCATTTAAGAACATGGTCAGACCCTCCATTATACAAAAATACCTACTAAATCCAGGTTTTTCGTTCACTAAACTAACCGCACATGCCCGAAAGGCAAAAACAGTCATGAAAATAGGGTTATCTTCGTACCAAATAAGGAGCATCAAAAAGCGGCCTTATCCCAACACCTCCCTGCGAACTCCCCGGGTGGGTTAGAATAGGCCGTCCAGCTACCGGTCCCGGCGCATCGTAAACTTCCAGTTGCATTTCCTTGTTGGAAGCTCCTAGCCGGACCGGCTGGCAGCATTTAAGCCTGGCCCCTCGGGACCAGACGCCTACCCTTATCAAATTAAAACCCCTGCTCCAAAATGAACAGGGGGATACACTGCTTCCCCATCCTGCGTAGGGAGCACCACTTACGACGACAAGCACCAGGTATCCTGGCTCGGGCTCACCGCTCCCCCACGCCTTCCCAGTCCGGCGCTCAGTCCCTTTAACCGCAACCCGTTAGCGGCAGGGCTCTTGCTGAATGCCGGACCAGTGGCCTGCTGTGGGGTCGCTCCCCCTCACAGTGGCGCGACCGCGCCGGACTTGCACCGGCTTCCCTTGTGGCTTGCGTTATATTTGTTGTGATAATATTCTATTCTACAAAAACCATCGAATTCCTGCCCCAAAAACTAAAAATATCTGAACCGGGAAACGGGTTCCTTTACCCTTTAATTTTTCTTATTTTAGCCACCAGGAGCAATAAAGCGGGGTAGAACAGGTAGGCAGGGAGAAAATAAAAGGGGAAGGCCCGTCCGGCAAAAATTAACATCTGGGAAAAATTCTCATAGAGGCTCATAGCTAAAAAGGTTATTAACAGTCCGGCTGGCAGCACCAGGGGACGGTAATCCCGGAGGCCGAAAACCTGGGCTGTGCCGAGGGTAAAAACATAGTAGACGACAGTCAGTTTCAGCAATATAGTAAAACTCCAGACGAAAATAATGACCGGTTCCAGCCGCTGCAAAAAGTCACCGATATTTATCATTTGAATGGCTATCAGGCTGGGGAAATTTATCCGCGCCGTTTCGGAAGGACCCAGGACGATGAGGTTACGCACCAGGACCAGGGTGGTGAGCAATGTTGCCACGGTTACCGCCAGGGCGAAGGGGGGAAAGTTTCTCCTGGGTTCGGTTAAAAAAGGTAAAATGACCAAAAAAAAGACGGCTTCGCCGAAGGGAAAAACAAAGGCCGGGTAGACCCCTCGTAAGACCGGCAGGGGCCCCCTTTCCATCACCGGGAGGAGGGCTTCCCAGTGGGCTAATCCCGGGACAGCTTCCGCCAGGGCGGTAAGAACCAAAATGGCGACAATAACAAAAGGAATTAAGAGCTCGCTTAATCGCGCCGGGATTTCTATCCCTATGCGAATGGCGTAGGCAGCCAGGCCGGCAAAAATTCCGGCGACTAAAACCATTGGCGTCTGGGGCAAGATCGCCATCTTATATAATTCAATAACGTTACGCAGCACCAGGGCGGCCAAGTACAGGGCGTACCAGAGAAAAATAAGATTGCAAAAGGTCCCCGGCCAGCGCCCCAGGACCCTGGTGGCATACTGCACCGGGGTTTCCCGCGGGAAGCGCCGGGCTAAGGCTGTATAGCAATAGGCCGCGCCCAGTCCCAGGGTTCCCGCCAGCAGGTAAGATATCCAGGCGTCCTGTTTGGCCGGCCCGACAGGGACGATCAAGGTAGAGGTACCAATAAGGTACCCGGTAACCAGCACAAAAAACTGCCAGAGAGAAATCCTACCTTTTTCAATCATGGAACTTCCTCCCGGCGATAGGAGAATCCTTCCGGAATAATGTATCCATTTGCCGGCAAGATATGCAATTCACCAAGGTATGCCGGTATATAAATCAACGGGGGGTTTCATAATAGTTCCGGGGTTCGTTAATCCTCATTGAAGAAGGTGCGGGCCTTGCTCCGCTTGTGGCGCTGGCTGGGACGTAAAAAAACATCCGGCGGGCAACTTCCGGGGGACGACTCCCGCGCGGTAAATCACCGTCTGGAGGTTAACATTGCGTATATCAAAAAAGCCTTCGGCCGGAGCGAAGACCTGGTGATCAGGGAGATAGAGCTTCCGGGCAGGAAACTGGCGCTGGTCTACGTGGAAACCCTCATCGACCGTGATGTGGTCCAGCGGGATATCCTGCGTTCCCTCCTGGCGCTACAGACAATACCCCTGCCGGAGGACGAGGCAGGGTTCAACCGGCTGCTCCGCGCCCGGTTGACCATCGGCGATCTCCAGGAAGAGCAACTCTGGTCAAAAATAATCACCGGCCTGCTGGACGGCAAGGCGGTTTTAATTGGAGAAGGCTTCAGCCGCTGCCTGCTGTTAAGTGTCGAGGGCTGGGAAAAGAGGCCGGTCGAGGAACCTGTTAATGAAGTTTCCATCCGCGGCCCCCGCGAGGGATTTGCAGAAAATTTACCCACCAACATCTCCCTCATCAGGCGACGGCTGCGCGCGCCCGAGCTCCGTTTTGAAACCATGAACCTGGGCCGGCGCACCCACACGAAAGTAGTCATCTGTTACCTGGAAGGCCTGGCTTTACCCGGCGTCCTCGAAGAACTCCGCCGCCGGTTGGAGCGCATCGACATTGACGGCGTCCTGGAGAGCGGCTATATAGAGGAACTTATTGAAGACGCTCCCTTTTCCCCCGTACCGCAGCTTAACCGCACGGAAAGGCCGGACAAACTGGTTGCCGATTTATTGGAAGGCAGGATAGGTGTTCTGACCGACGGAACGCCCTTCGCCCTGGTCCTGCCAGGCAGCCTGGTATCCCAGTTGCATGCCCCCGACGATTATTATGAGCGCTGGCCTTTAAGCATGGGGATCCGCCTTTTTCGCTTTTTCGGCCTGTTTATCGCCCTGCTGCTGCCGTCCGTCTATGTGGCCTGGACTTCCTACCACCAGGAAATGATACCCACGCCCCTGGCGATATCCATCGCCGCCCAGCGTGAGCTGGTGCCCTACCCGGCCGTTGTTGAAGCTTTAATCATGCAGGTGCTTTTTGAAATTCTCATCGAAGCCGGCATCAGGCTCCCCCGGGCCATAGGTACGGCCATCAGCATCGTCGGGGCCCTGGTTATCGGCGAAGCGGCCGTCCGGGCGGGACTGATGTCTGCGGCGATGGTTATTGTAATTTCAGCTACGGCCATCGCCTCCTTCACCATACCCACTTTCGGTTTGAGCCAGGCTGTGAGGATGCTCCGCCTGCCAATGATCTTCCTGGCCGGTGTCTTAGGCCTGCTGGGTATTTTTGCCGGCCTAATGGCGCTCTTAATCCACCTGGTGAGCCTGAGAAATTTCGGCGAGCCCTATCTAAGCCCCCTGGCGCCCTTTATCTGGGAAGGGCATAAAGACCTGGTAGAACGGGTGCCCTGGTGGGCCATGCACTGGCGGCCTGTACTACCCGGCCGGCAAGATTTGCGACGCATCAAACCGGGCCTGCGACCCTCTACCACGGCCCGGGAGAGAAAGCCCGGCGAAGAACTGGAGACGTACCTGGGCGAAGAAGCCGGGAAAAGTATTACTACCGTTACAACCCCGAAAAAAGGGCGAAAAAAAAGAAAAAAAGGGTGGATAAAGATTTAGATGCCCAAATTGAAGAGGTTGGTGCTCTTTACATCTATCCTGGGGGCATTTGCGCTGGCGTTTTCTGCCGGCGGCTGCTGGGATCGCCGGGAGATAAACGAGCTCGCTTTCCTTTCCTGCACAGCCTTTGACCTGGAGGGCGGTAATCGCGTCCTGACATCTGAGTTCATCCGGCCCTCCGCAGCCGGTGGGGGAGAAAGGGGCGGTGGGGAGACCTTGCCCCAGCGACAGGCCCTCATAGTGAGTAACCGGAACAAGACCTTCCTGGCCATCGGGCGGGAAAAAGCCCTGGGGCTGCCCCGTCGGGCCTACCTGGCCCATACTGCCGCCGTCCTGGTGGGGGAGGAGATGGCCCGGTACGGCATAAAAGAAGTCCTGGATTTTGTCGACCGGAACCCGGAGATACGCCGCACCACCCTGATTTTACTTACCCGCGGCCCGGCGCGGGAGGTGCTGGTCAGGGCCCAGAGCGGCTTGGAAAAAACCCTGGGAAGGGAAATAACCGGCCTTCATAAATGGGTCCAGGTCAGCGGTTACGGATATATCCCCAACATTAACGATATTTTTTTCGATTTGTCCGGTGATGCGGGAACAACCGTCCTGCCGGTGCTGGAATTAAGTCCCCAGCCATTCCCGCCCATTCTCGGCCCCGCTACCGCGACGGGCGGCGGCATTCCCGCCGGGAGGGCTGGAGAACCGGAAACGCTAATGACGGCGCGCCTGAACGGCGCCGGGCTGTTCTACCATGACAAATTGGTGGCGTGGCTGGATCAAGAACAAACCCGCGGCTGGGCCTGGGTACGCAATAAAGTTAAAAGTGCCATGCTGGCTTTACCCCGCCAGGAAAACAGCCTGGTATCCGTAAATATCATCTCTTCCCGGGCCGAGGCCGCTATCGACATGCAAGGAGGCCGGCCCCAGGGCAAAATCAAGATCAAGGTGGAGGGCGATCTCCTGGAAGAGCAGTGCTACCAGGACTTTACCAAAGAAGAAGCTGTTAAATCGCTGGAAAGCCGGATGGCAGCCCAGATCACGTCTGAAATCAGCAGCGCCCTCAATCAGGCCAAGATGGCTGGTACGGATGTTTTTGGCTTCGGCGGCGCCCTCCACCGCCGGTACCCAGAAGTGTGGCGCCAGTTAGAAGGACGTTGGAACGAGGAATTCAAAAAGTTGCCTGTTACCATTAGCGTCGAAGCCAAACTACGACGTACCGGGATGACTGGACGTCCCTGGCAGCCCGGGGCGCGCTAGTTAAAGTCAAGGAGTGCCCTCATGGCGGGTTTGCTTATTTTAGCGGTTGTCTATATCGTTATTTTCCTCATGGATGTCCCGCCCCTGATCCGGCGCCGGGCCTGGCGGGAACTGCTTGCTTTTGCCGTCCTTTCCCTCATGGGGTTGGCCCTGGGGGTTCCCTGGTCCCTGGGACATAAAATATTCTTTCCTTCGGAGGCGCTCATAAAATTTTTTGAGCCCCTGGCCAGGCTCGTCATGGGCCCCCAGGAATAAGCGGAACAATTACCGGGATAGGCCCCATCCTCGCCAGGGTGACCGGCACGCCATAAACGCTGGTCAGGTTTTCCGGCGTCATGATTTCCATTCCCCCGCAGGCAAAGACGGTGCTATTTTTCAGGAGCAAAAATTTATCGGCAAAACGCAAGGCCAGGTTAAGGTCGTGCATGACCACCACAGCCGCCAGCTTTTGCTCCTTTACGGCGCCTTTGATAGTCTTTAAAACCTCCAGCTGATTTTTTAAATCCAGATTGCTGGTGGGTTCATCCAATAGCAGGACGCCGGGTTCCTGGGCCAGGGCCCGGGCAATGATTACCTTCTGCAGCTCGCCGCCACTCAGTTCGTCGAGATAGCGTAAAGCAAACCCTTCCAGGTCCAGGACGCGTAAAACCCTTTGCACAACCTCCAGATCTCGGGGGGAAACATCCCATTTGATATGGGGTTTCCGGCCCAGAAGCACGGCGTCAAAGACGGTAACCCGGCCGCTTTCGTACCTCTGGGCCACGTACCCCATTTTGCGGGCCACTTCCAGCCGGCTGAGGTTAAAGATATTATCTTTTTCAATCATAATCGTCCCGCGCCGGGGTTTTAATATTTTATTCAGGCACTTCAACAGGGTGGATTTCCCCGCGCCGTTGTTGCCCAGGATAGCCAGAAACTCGCCCCGTGCGACTGCAAACTTTATATCGCGCAACACGGCGTGGCTGTTATAGCTGAATTCCACCCCGTCTACCGCCAGGATCATCGTTTTCTGTACCCCCTGGAGAGAAGATAAAGGAACAAAGGGGCACCCATAAAGGACGTGATGGCCCCTACCGGTAACACAACCGGACTAATCACGGTCCTGGCCACGGTATCGGAGGCCAGGAGCAAAAACCCGCCCATCACGGCGGCAGCCGGGATTAAGAAACGGTGGTCGCCGCCGATCACCCGCCGCATCAGGTGGGGGCCGGCCAAGCCGATAAAGCCGATGATGCCCAGAAAAGAAACTACCGCGGCCGTAATTAAGGAAGCTATAAACATCCCTGTAAGCCTTATTTTTTCCACCGGCACCCCCAGCCCTTGCGCCGTTTCCTCCCCGCTATCCAGGGCGTTGTAGTTCCACCTGTTGGCCATAAAATAGAGCAAACCAGCGCCGGTCACCGTAGCCATCAGCTCCAGGTCGCGCCAGGATGCCCTCCCGATATCGCCAAAGGTCCAGAATACCATTGCCGCCACCTGCACGTCGCTGGCAAAATACTGCAGAATGATTGTTGCGGCGGAAAAAAGAGAACCCAGGGCGACCCCGGCCAGCACCATGGCCTCGGGAGAAACCCCTTTAACCCTGGCCAGGAAAAGAATAATCAGGGTAGCTGCCATGGCCCCTAGAAAGGCTGAACAAGTCACCAGGTAAGGATTATTAATGAGTACCGCGTCGGCGCCGGTGCTGTGGGTACTGCCCGCACCCAGGGCCAGGATGGCCACAGCCGCGCCAAAAGCCGCTCCCTGGGAAACGCCCAGGGTAAAAGGCGAGGCCAGAGGATTTCTCAAGATGTTTTGCATCACGCAGCCTGCTACGGAAAGTCCCACGCCGGCAGTAAAGGCCCCCAGCACCCGGGGCAAGCGGATATTCCAGATTATAACTTGCGCCTGGCCTTCCACCTGGCCCAGTAAGGTTTGTAATACCAGAACCGGCGTAAGCTCTGCCGAACCGGCGTTGATGGCGTATACGCCAAGCAAAACGCTCAAAAGGATGAGGAGGCCGATGACCAGGATCTTTCTCCGGGTGTATTTTAGATAGCCTTGCGCGACGTTTGCCATTACTAACTGGTGCACAGCTCTCTATCTCCTTGCGTTGTTGGAATTCCCAAAACCTTTATGGCACTTTTGTCAGGTCCAGCTTTTTAAACCCGCCAAAATCCCTGGCCATCTGTTCATACAAAGGTTTACCCAGGAGGAACTGGTAAATCTCATCGGCCTTCCTGGCCGGGTCGATGTCTTTAAATTGCTCCGGGAAAATCACTTTGCCGGCGTAATAAGCGTCGGCAAGGGCAGTATCGATGTTGGTAGTGTAATAATTATACGGTATCTGGCCATAAACATTTCCTTTTTGAAACGCGCCCAGGGATTGGTAAAAATGGGGGTTCTTCTTATAGTCATCGACTACGATATTTAAACCGCCCTCATCGATAAAAATAATGTCGGGGTTCCAGCTTAAAAGCTTTTCCTTGTCGATCATGACGCTCCCCGTTTTACCGGTAGCGTCAACTACATTCCGGGCGTTAACAGCAACGAAAGGCGGATACTGGGCCTGGGTGCTCTCGATGCCGTGGGTACCCTTCATGCCCAGGGCGCCCACATAAACCGAGGGCTTCTTGTCGGCAGGTATACCCTTAGTCCGCGCATTTAAGTCCTGCTGGCAGTTTTTAAGGTAGGTGACAACTTCCCCCGCCCTTTTTTCATTGCCGATGATCCTGCCAATCAGCTCTAGCGACCGGTACACATCCTCATCAAAGGTGGCCAGCTTGCCGTAACTCAGCACCACCACCGGGGCGCCCGTCTTGGCCTGGAGTTCGTCGGCCTGGGATTTATCCAGCAGGCTGGCTGCAAAAATTACGTCTGGTTGAACGCTGGCCAGTTTCTCCGCGTCCGGGGTAGAATCAGGCCCACCCTGGCCAATTACCGGCTTACCCTTTAATTCCGGATAAGCTAAAATATAGGGCCTACCAGCAGGCTGTTGCTTTTCCAGGTTTTCTATACCCACAACTTTGCCTGCGCCATTTACATAGCAGACCAGCCGCAGGGCACCGGGGCCAATGGCTACCACTTTATTTGCCGGAACAGTAACCTCTACCTCCCGGCCGACCAGATCGGTTACTTTTACCTTCGGCTGCGCTGTCCCTGGCGGGTGGGCTTGAGGGCCGCAACCCGCCAGGATAAATAGGGCAGTAAA
It encodes the following:
- a CDS encoding energy-coupling factor transporter transmembrane component T, which codes for MFERFFYQEKGLFLQSLHPMAAISYLGGLLVLALLFTNPLYLLGLLLVILLCINAVQGWAIWEIYFRLSLTIMVLVIIINPLVVRAGETIIWWGPQLPVFGRLTVSLEAICYGAAMSVRLLAIISVFCLYNLMVHPDKVLSVLARFASRSALVLSLATRMFPAMIRQLENIREVQAVRGVDFHAGKLRERLPRYAALMNILLLSSLEDSLKIAEAMQARAFGSGLRSCYRQDTWRPRDSLCLGGSLLALAAAVFGQVKGFSTFSFYPQLGYLIQGPMTVVVLIIILLALSVPVVLSWGWQRCPYFKAKI
- a CDS encoding S-layer homology domain-containing protein → MFLNGMKRRFLSLTVMISLLLGLLTTFIGPVWVEAGTVDYNGLAAKAIQFNQQAFYNGERLSAYDAYVLTLAGEDLAASDWVYNGKSLQQSILDAVYATIESPATAKTKDIAYELLAVKAWGYSDLARKLAAILADKQGPNDFDNNVYSDMPVFDALGRAGEFSVVNVIYAREYLLNTQCTTAGENYGAWGSTWGTDFYPDFMTTCQAIRALTYLPNAAGDQQIQAAITNGLAYLRKWQQPDGSVYTTQPWPDDPAVDTAELIVTLQRLDVDPATWKSAQGMTPVDYMVQLAPNSDGSFGTTKNALDATESLYAYLILEGRAGSVASPGLAITPATATVNVNGQRQFKAIMNYLNGTSSDVTRDAAWSVDNGNIAEVVNGLATGLQTGQTVVRATYNGLAATASLTVTESATSSTGGSGGCTVDIAVVGRNGELLYGPGAVTVSKDGRWGLTALGALEATGLPYEEAGGFVKSIAGQANSGMNGWMYKVNGSVPMVSASQEIVRDGDQVIWWYSMDLNSPGPTWDSLLKGSTPASPANTTPADLKEQNKKLPAALQAPDAALDAMGKINQLLELKEDAAEIAPLSEVKKAVVVTGSDKAMNRAEILALKKDLLQNKIDLAQEVSASAGAIISDPKAEIALSIPAGALTNDVEITVKKGAGGNAAPAPPPVGYQQISAVYNFGPDGTTFAVPVTLYLKFALPSLVKPENLALAWYDKTKVSWVAIPAVVDVSKGLILARINHFSDYAVFVKEARKAFLDVTPASFGWAQDTIETLAGAGIVAGVDGSHFEPGRAVTRAEFASLLVKALGLEGKAGEKNPFKDVKGDAWYAGAVTAAASNGLVKGYEDGTFRPDNVITREELAAMLVRTVNLPAGEEKLAFKDNDKVSTWARKSVAVAAAHGLVKGFEDGTFRPGDAASRAECAVMVYRVLVAE
- a CDS encoding DUF4430 domain-containing protein, producing the protein MQKKIGYLAAALVVLLALIGPAVSKQGISPGRQPGPDTTLSQSRAPSPGGSPAADGRPENTGDQKSSETQTPASITAGKQAGGSAVNGGANAAAPAGSPGVTPSSPQTGGAIASGVTGLAGNQANDKGAPAPPAAEGYQVHVAIVGMKGQLLFGPTTVTVNKNNRWGLTALGALEATGLKYSLAPGYGNFVQSIAGQANKGMCGWMYKVNDEAPMVAASEKKVNPGDKIIWWYSESINNAGPTWEGLKEAAP
- a CDS encoding GerAB/ArcD/ProY family transporter; the encoded protein is MIEKGRISLWQFFVLVTGYLIGTSTLIVPVGPAKQDAWISYLLAGTLGLGAAYCYTALARRFPRETPVQYATRVLGRWPGTFCNLIFLWYALYLAALVLRNVIELYKMAILPQTPMVLVAGIFAGLAAYAIRIGIEIPARLSELLIPFVIVAILVLTALAEAVPGLAHWEALLPVMERGPLPVLRGVYPAFVFPFGEAVFFLVILPFLTEPRRNFPPFALAVTVATLLTTLVLVRNLIVLGPSETARINFPSLIAIQMINIGDFLQRLEPVIIFVWSFTILLKLTVVYYVFTLGTAQVFGLRDYRPLVLPAGLLITFLAMSLYENFSQMLIFAGRAFPFYFLPAYLFYPALLLLVAKIRKIKG